GCCAACCACCGGAGAAAGCACTGACGAGGCGATCGCCATCTTCGGAATCAAACCCCATTTCTGGTAAGATTTTCCCGATGCGTGCGTCTAAGTTATAGCCATCCAAGGCTTCAAATTGACGCTGTAAGCGATCTAGTTTATCAATCAGTTTATCCAGTTCTTCTGGAGTAGCCGTTTCCATATCGCGTTGTACTTGCGCCAGCGACATTTGTACTTTGTTGGCTTCTTCAAAGACGATCCAAAATTCTTCTCTAACCGTGCGGCCGGGATCTACTTCAAACTCTTGGTTGAGGTAGGCTATGTGCAAACTGGAGGGACGAATGATTTCGCCGGCGGTGGGTTCAATTTCCCCGGTGATAATTTTTAGCTGGGTGGATTTTCCCGCACCGTTGACACCGACTAAGCCAATGCGATCGCCTGGTTTGACTTCCCAGTTGATATCTTTGAGAACTTCGCCTGTAGGATAAATTTTACTGATATGTTCTAGTCGCAGCATCAAGTTTCTCTCAGGTAGGGTATGGGTAGTTAAGGACGAAGTACTAACACCGTCTCCAATATTAACAAAAATTAACTCAAGTTTATGCTTTTTTGCACCCTCTCTATTCACTAGCAGGCTGCTGTTGTGTAGCCTGTCTGACATCCTCTACACTTAAATCTAAAGCCTCGGCTATTTGCTCTACAGTTAACCCTGCGGCTAACATTGGTGGAACTACTTTTAATTTGCCTTTGCGTTCGCCTTCTTCCTCACCTTTTTGAAAGGCTTCCTGATAAACTTTAGTTTGCTTTAATTCGCTTAATTCAAACATTACTTATATGTCCTCCTTGTTCTTCTTGGTGTTGATTTTGTCCGAGATATAAGCATACTTGAGCAAACACTTATGAATGATGTAATTTTTAACGCAGAGGGGCGCTAAGGTTAACGCATTCGCCGTTAGGCGTTCCCGCAGGGTAGGTACGCTGAGGTTTTATTAGTCATTATCAGGTTTTTGTGTAGCCTGTCTGACATCTTCTACACTCAGTTCTAAAGCTGCGGCTATTTGCTCTACAGTTAATCCTGCGGCTAACATTGGTGGAACTGCTTTTAATTTGCCTTTGCGTTCGCCTTTGCGTTCGCCTTCTTCCTCGCCTTCTTGAAAGGCTTCCTGATAAAATCTGGTTTGCTTCAACTCGCTTAATCCAAACATGGCTTCTATCTCCTTCCTGCTCATTTGGGGTAATTTGTAAACCAAGATTGTCTCTATTAATTGTAATAATTGCTGTTGTTTATGCTGTGAGTTAATTTCTTGTTTGGTTCTGTCGATTAACTCTTTACCTTGTGCGATCGCTTGATCTTCGTTAGCAATGATTAACTTAATAGTAGCAATGCCAATGGGTAGCGACGTAGATTCACCTAATTCATCCAGATAAATCCGCCTAACTCGCTGACTTGTGAAAAATTCACGGTAATGTTTAATACTTCCTGTATCTATACTCCTGGTTGGGTATAGTACCACAGCACCCCAGTCATTTTGGGGTTGATTTTGTCGGAGGTACAAACATACTTCCGCAAACAGTCGTGAATAAATTTCACCATCGGCTTGAAATTGGACTTCCACAAAATAAATTGGGTTTTCTACTGTTTGTATAGGTAGAAAAACACCATCAAGTCTGAAGGACGTTTGTTTAACTTCAACTGAGGAAAATTGATAGCTAT
This portion of the Nodularia sp. LEGE 06071 genome encodes:
- a CDS encoding Rpn family recombination-promoting nuclease/putative transposase, which encodes MKTDSIFYRLFQEFPSIFFELIGNSPEEANSYQFSSVEVKQTSFRLDGVFLPIQTVENPIYFVEVQFQADGEIYSRLFAEVCLYLRQNQPQNDWGAVVLYPTRSIDTGSIKHYREFFTSQRVRRIYLDELGESTSLPIGIATIKLIIANEDQAIAQGKELIDRTKQEINSQHKQQQLLQLIETILVYKLPQMSRKEIEAMFGLSELKQTRFYQEAFQEGEEEGERKGERKGKLKAVPPMLAAGLTVEQIAAALELSVEDVRQATQKPDND
- a CDS encoding Rpn family recombination-promoting nuclease/putative transposase — encoded protein: MFELSELKQTKVYQEAFQKGEEEGERKGKLKVVPPMLAAGLTVEQIAEALDLSVEDVRQATQQQPASE